In Calothrix sp. PCC 7507, one DNA window encodes the following:
- a CDS encoding DUF5895 domain-containing protein: MKASAKFDFEDEKFNAPPSQVIPWCQMINPRYGTDGLQPHGLAIKLDNANAVGFQPDENWQQVEHEFSSGNETVFLSTTPSLVIVRRGPLSVKDRESGLKLGTLKDNYDAFLADKLKFKTFTRYLIFIVGENKKFLHDSPLQLTLNGAAGASFSKTYCEFQQGKVVGGFVAELEKAYAGYRKQPVTPKGPLFHAHGIFSPIIECEERGIEPNTVLVASTVNFKHPTIGTLTEYLIASDSLESTIICKAFEEYKEFGKEAVKIETPKLEMAGVSSSYVYADEDDFGYPPY, encoded by the coding sequence ATGAAAGCATCTGCTAAGTTCGACTTTGAGGACGAAAAATTTAATGCACCCCCTTCTCAAGTCATCCCCTGGTGTCAGATGATTAATCCTCGGTATGGCACTGATGGACTCCAGCCCCACGGTTTGGCAATTAAACTAGATAATGCTAATGCTGTTGGTTTTCAGCCTGATGAAAATTGGCAGCAAGTGGAGCATGAATTTAGCTCTGGTAATGAAACGGTATTTCTGAGTACTACACCAAGCTTAGTTATAGTGCGTCGGGGGCCATTGTCTGTCAAAGACCGAGAAAGTGGTCTTAAATTAGGTACACTCAAAGATAATTATGATGCGTTTTTAGCAGACAAACTTAAATTTAAAACTTTCACTCGCTACCTAATTTTTATAGTGGGAGAAAATAAAAAGTTTTTACATGATTCACCACTACAATTAACCCTCAATGGTGCGGCTGGGGCAAGTTTCAGTAAAACATATTGCGAATTTCAACAAGGTAAAGTCGTTGGTGGTTTTGTTGCAGAATTAGAAAAGGCTTATGCCGGATATCGCAAGCAACCTGTGACACCAAAGGGTCCCTTATTCCACGCTCACGGGATTTTTTCACCCATAATTGAGTGTGAAGAAAGAGGTATTGAACCAAATACAGTTTTGGTAGCTTCTACGGTCAACTTCAAACATCCGACGATTGGAACTTTAACAGAGTATTTGATTGCTTCGGATTCTCTGGAATCTACAATCATCTGCAAGGCTTTTGAAGAATATAAGGAGTTTGGTAAGGAAGCGGTGAAAATAGAAACACCTAAACTGGAAATGGCAGGTGTTTCTAGTTCTTACGTTTACGCTGATGAAGATGATTTTGGGTATCCGCCATATTAG
- a CDS encoding bifunctional serine/threonine-protein kinase/formylglycine-generating enzyme family protein: protein MQICQNPNCSNPFNHDSNRFCVSCGQSNFGKLLRNRYRVLRLLGEGGFSRTYAAEDADRLDAPCVIKQFFPQVQGTGQRTKAAEFFKEEAFRLYELGENHTQIPRLLAYFEQGSSLYLVQEFIQGKTLLQEVQQRPFDEAQIRQLLADLLPVIDFIHSLNVIHRDIKPENIIRRESDGKPVLIDFGGAKQVTQTSMARQATVIYTIGYAPTEQMAGFACHASDLYALGVTCVRLLTQCLPLQNADGQIHDRLYDAMNAKWLWQELLQENGIIVSDDLGKVLNKLLKHLPKDRYQSATEVFNDLKSTTTSALEAEILAITQLILPSIPEKIIPPLPPLQTFSFDVVTVDTAGREVNRDRRSAEFFAEELSKSITLEMVSIPGDTYMMGSPPFEGDADERPQHKVTVEPFFMGKFPVTQAQWRAVAALPKVKQSLNPNPSKYKGANRPVENVSWHEAVEFCARVAEKTGRDYRLPSEAEWEYACRAGTTTSFHFGEVITPDLVCCSDNDNYSVEARTRYRKETTHVGSFDVANAFGLYDMHGLVWEWCADSWHNNYHDAPTDSKVWEIGGDFNRRVLRGGSWSFSAELCRSASRSWNESDGGLRICGFRVVFCAPRTI from the coding sequence ATGCAAATCTGCCAAAATCCCAATTGCTCAAATCCATTCAATCATGACAGCAATAGATTTTGCGTAAGTTGCGGCCAAAGCAACTTTGGCAAACTTCTCAGAAATCGCTATCGCGTATTAAGGCTACTAGGTGAAGGTGGATTTAGCAGAACTTATGCTGCTGAAGATGCTGATAGATTAGATGCACCTTGCGTCATCAAGCAATTTTTTCCTCAAGTTCAAGGAACAGGACAACGCACCAAAGCCGCTGAATTCTTCAAAGAAGAGGCTTTTCGCTTGTATGAACTAGGAGAAAATCATACCCAAATTCCTAGATTACTAGCTTACTTTGAACAAGGTTCAAGCTTGTATCTTGTACAAGAATTTATTCAAGGTAAAACTCTTTTGCAAGAAGTACAGCAAAGACCCTTTGACGAAGCACAAATTCGGCAACTTTTAGCTGATTTATTACCAGTTATTGACTTCATCCACTCCCTGAATGTGATTCATCGGGATATTAAACCAGAAAATATCATTCGTCGTGAGAGTGATGGTAAACCCGTATTAATTGATTTTGGCGGTGCTAAACAGGTTACACAAACAAGCATGGCTAGACAAGCTACGGTAATTTATACCATTGGTTATGCCCCAACTGAACAAATGGCTGGATTTGCTTGTCACGCCAGTGATTTATATGCTTTGGGTGTAACTTGTGTGCGCCTGCTAACACAATGTTTACCCTTACAAAATGCTGATGGACAGATTCACGATCGCCTGTATGATGCCATGAATGCTAAATGGTTGTGGCAAGAACTTTTACAAGAAAATGGCATCATCGTCAGCGATGATTTAGGAAAAGTTCTCAATAAGTTGCTCAAACATTTGCCCAAAGATAGGTATCAATCAGCCACAGAAGTTTTCAATGACTTGAAGTCTACAACAACATCTGCTTTAGAAGCAGAAATTTTGGCTATTACGCAACTGATATTACCATCCATACCAGAAAAAATTATTCCGCCACTGCCTCCCTTACAAACTTTTAGTTTTGATGTCGTCACGGTAGATACAGCTGGTAGAGAGGTGAATCGCGATCGCCGGAGTGCTGAATTTTTTGCCGAAGAATTGAGCAAGTCCATCACACTAGAAATGGTGTCGATTCCTGGCGATACTTATATGATGGGTTCACCACCTTTTGAAGGCGATGCTGACGAACGTCCTCAACACAAAGTTACAGTTGAACCCTTTTTTATGGGTAAGTTTCCTGTAACTCAAGCACAGTGGCGTGCTGTAGCAGCTTTACCTAAAGTCAAACAATCTTTAAATCCCAATCCATCAAAATATAAAGGTGCAAATCGACCCGTAGAAAATGTATCTTGGCATGAAGCTGTGGAATTTTGTGCCAGAGTGGCGGAAAAAACTGGACGAGACTATCGTTTACCCAGTGAGGCGGAATGGGAATATGCTTGTCGCGCTGGAACTACTACATCATTCCATTTTGGCGAAGTGATTACCCCGGATTTAGTATGCTGTAGTGATAATGATAACTATTCTGTAGAAGCCAGAACTAGATATCGCAAAGAAACCACACATGTCGGCAGTTTTGATGTGGCAAATGCCTTTGGCTTGTATGATATGCACGGGCTAGTTTGGGAATGGTGTGCTGATTCTTGGCACAATAATTATCATGATGCACCTACAGATAGCAAAGTTTGGGAAATTGGCGGTGATTTTAATCGCCGGGTATTGCGTGGTGGTTCTTGGAGTTTCAGTGCAGAACTTTGTCGCAGCGCCAGTCGTAGCTGGAATGAGTCTGATGGTGGGTTGAGGATATGTGGCTTTCGGGTTGTGTTCTGTGCGCCACGAACTATTTAA
- a CDS encoding ABC transporter permease, which translates to MNISPSRKKPRVIWQAVFSVIVFIFMYLPILVLAFYSFNQSPYSATWQGFTLDWYRKLFTDDRILSALTNSLIVAFCATAISSVLGTLMAVGLARYQFFGKNLYRGISYLPLIIPDIAIAVATLVFLAAFAIPLSLWTIVAAHVVFCLAYVGLVVGARLTNLDPHLEEAALDLGATPVQAFIQVLLPQLMPGILAGCMLAFILSLDDFLIASFTAGSGSNTLPMEIFSRIRTGVKPDINALSVILILVSAIAALVAELIRASGEKK; encoded by the coding sequence GTGAATATTTCTCCGTCTCGAAAAAAACCGCGTGTCATCTGGCAGGCGGTTTTCTCAGTAATTGTGTTTATATTTATGTATTTACCTATACTTGTACTGGCTTTTTATAGTTTCAACCAGTCACCTTACAGTGCGACTTGGCAAGGATTCACTCTTGACTGGTATCGCAAACTATTCACTGACGATCGCATTTTATCGGCGTTGACAAACAGTTTGATTGTGGCATTTTGTGCTACAGCCATTTCATCTGTGCTGGGAACCTTAATGGCTGTGGGATTAGCGCGTTATCAGTTTTTTGGTAAGAATTTGTATCGTGGTATTTCTTACTTACCATTGATTATTCCCGATATTGCGATCGCTGTAGCTACCCTAGTTTTTTTGGCAGCTTTTGCAATCCCTTTAAGTTTGTGGACAATTGTTGCAGCTCATGTAGTGTTTTGTCTAGCTTATGTTGGACTTGTAGTTGGTGCAAGACTAACCAATTTAGATCCTCACTTAGAAGAAGCTGCACTTGATTTAGGCGCTACACCAGTACAAGCATTCATCCAAGTTTTGCTACCGCAGTTAATGCCTGGGATTTTAGCTGGTTGTATGTTAGCTTTTATCCTCAGCTTAGATGATTTTCTGATTGCCAGTTTCACCGCTGGTAGTGGTTCTAACACCCTACCAATGGAAATTTTTAGTCGTATTAGAACAGGAGTTAAACCTGATATTAATGCTCTGAGTGTAATTTTAATTTTAGTATCTGCGATCGCTGCTTTAGTAGCAGAATTAATTCGTGCTTCTGGAGAGAAAAAGTGA
- a CDS encoding glycosyltransferase family 4 protein: MRIAQVAPLWERVPPPAYGGIELVVGLLTDELVRRGHEVTLFASGDSISQATLVSAHPRALRLDPHVKEYSIYETLQLALVYEHAEKFDIIHSHVGYGTLAYANLVQTPTIHTLHGIFTPDNEKIFKYARNRPYVSISNAQREPRLGLNYVATVYNGIDISSYKFHAQPDDPPYLAFLGRISPEKGTHLAIAIAKEAGWRLKMAGKVDVVDVEYYEREIKPHIDGEQIEYLGEANHAQKNALMGGAVATLFPITWREPFGLVMVESMAAGTPVIAMSLGSTLEVIAHEKTGFLCNNIQECVNAIHKVKDLDRYVCHQYVKNRFGVQQMTDGYEAVYQQILQEKFAQNGHFRQPVVLGNSLS, translated from the coding sequence ATGAGAATTGCTCAAGTAGCCCCACTATGGGAAAGAGTTCCACCTCCAGCTTATGGAGGTATAGAGTTAGTAGTGGGGTTGCTAACCGATGAACTTGTTCGACGCGGACATGAAGTCACCCTATTTGCATCGGGAGATTCTATTAGTCAGGCAACGCTAGTTTCAGCCCATCCACGGGCTTTAAGACTCGATCCTCATGTGAAAGAGTATAGTATTTATGAAACGCTGCAACTAGCATTGGTTTATGAACACGCAGAAAAGTTTGATATTATCCACTCCCATGTGGGATATGGGACACTTGCCTACGCAAATCTGGTGCAAACACCAACAATTCACACGTTGCATGGAATTTTCACTCCAGACAACGAAAAAATCTTTAAATACGCCAGAAATAGACCATATGTTAGTATTTCTAACGCACAACGGGAACCAAGATTAGGGCTAAATTATGTAGCAACAGTTTATAACGGCATTGATATTAGCAGTTATAAGTTTCATGCTCAACCTGATGATCCACCATACTTGGCATTTTTAGGTCGGATATCACCAGAGAAGGGAACGCATTTAGCGATCGCCATAGCCAAAGAAGCTGGTTGGCGGCTGAAAATGGCAGGGAAGGTAGATGTTGTTGATGTAGAATACTATGAGCGAGAAATTAAGCCGCATATCGATGGTGAGCAAATTGAGTATTTAGGTGAAGCAAACCATGCTCAAAAAAATGCTTTGATGGGAGGCGCAGTAGCAACCCTATTCCCCATCACTTGGCGGGAACCATTTGGGTTAGTAATGGTTGAATCTATGGCCGCAGGTACGCCCGTGATTGCTATGAGTTTGGGGTCTACTCTAGAAGTAATTGCTCACGAAAAAACGGGTTTTTTGTGTAACAACATTCAAGAGTGTGTCAATGCCATTCACAAGGTAAAAGATTTAGATCGCTATGTCTGCCACCAATATGTGAAAAATCGGTTTGGTGTTCAACAAATGACAGATGGATATGAAGCTGTTTATCAACAAATTCTGCAAGAGAAATTTGCTCAAAATGGGCATTTTCGCCAACCAGTTGTCTTAGGTAATAGTTTGAGCTAG
- the purM gene encoding phosphoribosylformylglycinamidine cyclo-ligase: MDYRDAGVDVEAGRAFVDQIRNLVHSTFRPEVIGGLGGFGGCFQLPSGYQEPVLVSGTDGVGTKLKVAQILNRHDTVGIDLVAMCVNDVLTSGAEPLFFLDYVATSALDKEQLTQVVAGIASGCKLAGCALLGGETAEMPGFYQVGEYDLAGFCVGIVEKSQMLNGSQVQIGDVAIALASTGVHSNGFSLVRKIVSDRGFSWSDRPELLGGEVIGEAFLKPTRIYVKPVLAARQAGLEIHAMAHITGGGLPENLPRCLGKGQAITIDPDSWTLPPIFQWLAEAGTVSAEAMYNTFNMGIGFVLLVPPQQAKEVITHFQSQDIPAFAIGEVIAGSGELVGLLK; this comes from the coding sequence ATGGATTATCGGGATGCTGGAGTTGATGTTGAAGCTGGTCGAGCCTTTGTAGATCAAATTCGCAATTTAGTTCACAGTACCTTTAGACCGGAAGTCATTGGTGGACTGGGTGGTTTTGGTGGTTGCTTTCAACTACCTAGTGGTTATCAAGAACCAGTATTGGTTTCTGGAACAGACGGTGTGGGTACAAAGTTAAAGGTTGCTCAAATTCTCAACCGTCATGATACCGTTGGCATTGACTTAGTGGCGATGTGCGTCAATGACGTACTGACATCGGGTGCAGAACCACTGTTCTTTTTAGATTATGTGGCTACAAGTGCTTTAGATAAAGAACAGCTAACTCAAGTTGTTGCAGGTATAGCCTCTGGTTGTAAATTGGCAGGTTGCGCCTTACTGGGGGGAGAAACCGCAGAAATGCCCGGTTTTTACCAAGTCGGTGAATATGACTTGGCTGGGTTTTGTGTAGGAATTGTGGAAAAAAGCCAAATGTTGAATGGTTCCCAGGTGCAAATAGGAGATGTAGCGATCGCTCTGGCTAGCACTGGTGTACATAGTAATGGCTTCAGTTTAGTCCGGAAAATCGTCAGCGATCGCGGATTCTCTTGGAGCGATCGCCCAGAATTGTTAGGCGGTGAAGTGATCGGCGAAGCTTTCCTAAAACCTACGCGCATTTATGTTAAGCCCGTTCTAGCTGCCCGTCAAGCAGGCTTAGAAATCCATGCTATGGCTCACATCACAGGTGGTGGATTACCAGAAAATCTCCCTAGATGCCTCGGGAAAGGTCAAGCAATTACAATAGATCCCGACAGTTGGACTCTCCCCCCCATATTTCAGTGGCTAGCTGAAGCCGGAACAGTGAGTGCTGAAGCTATGTATAACACTTTTAATATGGGCATTGGATTTGTGCTGTTAGTGCCACCCCAGCAGGCAAAAGAGGTGATTACTCACTTTCAATCACAGGATATTCCGGCTTTTGCGATCGGTGAAGTTATTGCTGGTTCTGGTGAATTAGTGGGATTACTTAAATAG
- a CDS encoding murein transglycosylase A — MRKTLALLSLSLGIASVNTLWSAVAQVPNLPPPVQTSPVIPVPVPPPNIPEVQPPLKPIDLGSDCSPRQACLGWDEQIWGSRGKRGDRQALLASIDNSLSYLAKDAAIATYQQYPIKEITLDRVRRSLLRFRQLVVQSKSPDQLQASIRREFVLYQSVGNDGKGTVKFTSYYEPVYTASRVKTSVYKYPLYRLPPDFDKWAKPHPKRLDLEGKDGLLGNKSQLHGLELLWFRDRLDAYMVHIQGSAQIKLTNGKKTSIGYAGGTDYPWTSIGKELAKDGKLPLDALTLPKVVNYFQRQPKELNNYLPRWERFVFFKETGGVAPTGSIHVPVTPERSIATDKSLMPPGALALVYTSIPYPTSGNKLEYRAVSRFVLDQDTGSAIKGPGRVDYFMGSGKLAGDRAGITGGNGLLYYLLLK; from the coding sequence ATGAGAAAAACCCTTGCTTTGCTTTCCTTGAGTCTAGGAATTGCCTCCGTAAACACACTATGGTCAGCTGTTGCTCAAGTACCTAACTTACCACCACCAGTACAGACCAGTCCTGTGATACCTGTGCCAGTACCTCCGCCAAATATTCCTGAGGTACAGCCGCCGCTTAAACCTATCGACTTAGGAAGCGATTGTAGCCCCCGCCAAGCCTGTCTAGGCTGGGATGAGCAAATTTGGGGTAGCAGGGGTAAACGGGGCGATCGCCAGGCACTATTGGCATCGATTGACAACAGTCTGAGTTACCTAGCGAAAGATGCAGCGATCGCCACGTATCAACAATATCCCATCAAAGAAATTACACTTGATCGTGTACGTCGGAGTTTGTTACGTTTCCGTCAGTTGGTTGTGCAATCTAAGTCTCCAGATCAACTGCAAGCATCTATTCGGCGGGAATTTGTCCTTTACCAGTCAGTAGGCAACGATGGTAAGGGTACTGTGAAATTCACCTCATACTACGAGCCTGTTTATACCGCTAGTCGGGTAAAAACCTCAGTATACAAATATCCCTTATATCGACTACCACCAGACTTTGACAAATGGGCTAAACCCCACCCAAAACGTCTGGATTTAGAAGGTAAAGATGGTTTATTGGGCAATAAAAGCCAGCTTCATGGTTTAGAACTATTATGGTTCCGCGATCGCCTAGATGCATATATGGTACATATCCAAGGTTCTGCCCAAATTAAGCTAACCAATGGCAAAAAAACCTCCATTGGCTATGCAGGTGGAACAGATTATCCGTGGACAAGTATCGGCAAAGAACTAGCAAAAGATGGCAAACTACCACTTGACGCATTGACTTTACCGAAAGTAGTCAATTATTTCCAGCGACAGCCAAAGGAATTGAATAATTATCTGCCACGCTGGGAACGATTCGTCTTTTTTAAAGAAACTGGTGGCGTCGCACCTACGGGTAGCATTCATGTACCCGTTACACCAGAGCGTTCTATTGCTACAGATAAGTCTCTCATGCCGCCGGGAGCGCTAGCGCTAGTTTACACCTCTATTCCCTACCCTACCAGTGGTAACAAGCTCGAATATCGTGCAGTCAGCCGTTTTGTGCTTGATCAAGATACAGGTAGCGCCATCAAAGGCCCAGGAAGGGTAGATTATTTCATGGGATCTGGGAAACTAGCAGGCGATCGCGCCGGCATCACAGGCGGCAATGGTTTATTGTATTATTTATTGCTCAAGTAA
- a CDS encoding DUF1499 domain-containing protein, whose product MVFAGKRPHNLGVCDGKLAACPNSPNCVSSQSADPVHQIAPLTYTSTPEDAIAALKSIIQSLPRTKIITENPDYLYVEFKSALLGFVDDVEFYLDRNTNVIQVRSASRLGQGDLGVNRQRIETIRARIM is encoded by the coding sequence ATGGTTTTTGCAGGTAAACGACCACATAATTTGGGTGTTTGTGACGGGAAACTAGCAGCTTGTCCAAATTCCCCCAACTGCGTTTCCAGTCAGAGTGCAGATCCAGTCCACCAAATTGCACCACTTACTTACACATCTACCCCAGAAGATGCGATCGCTGCTCTTAAAAGCATTATTCAATCTTTACCCAGAACAAAGATAATTACCGAAAATCCTGATTATTTGTATGTAGAATTCAAAAGTGCTTTACTGGGATTTGTCGATGATGTAGAATTTTATCTAGATCGGAACACTAATGTAATTCAAGTGCGCTCCGCTTCGCGTTTGGGGCAAGGCGATTTAGGTGTTAATCGTCAACGAATAGAAACGATTAGAGCGCGAATTATGTAA
- a CDS encoding PHP domain-containing protein: MVVNFARTSTSTEILKQVFQTIDAQSCPRLFNFHMHTVFSDGRLQPHALMEQAIAIGLQGLAITDHHSVGGYQAAQAWLEDWKWNNPGATPPHLWSGTEINANLLNTEVHILAYSFEPEHPSIKPYLQRKIATGSEYQINHVIAAIHQAGGLAVLAHPARYKRSHLDLIPAAAENGIDGVETFYAYNNPNPWKPSVLESEQVQRLAIEYNLFNTCGTDTHGLNLLQRL, translated from the coding sequence ATGGTTGTAAATTTTGCCCGGACTTCTACTTCCACGGAAATTTTGAAACAAGTATTTCAGACTATTGATGCTCAAAGTTGTCCGAGGTTATTTAACTTTCATATGCACACTGTCTTCTCGGATGGCAGATTGCAGCCACATGCTTTAATGGAGCAGGCGATCGCTATTGGACTACAAGGACTAGCCATCACTGATCATCATAGCGTTGGCGGCTATCAAGCAGCACAAGCTTGGTTAGAAGATTGGAAGTGGAATAATCCCGGTGCAACCCCTCCCCACTTGTGGAGTGGTACAGAGATTAATGCCAATCTTTTGAACACTGAAGTCCATATTTTGGCTTATTCGTTCGAGCCAGAACACCCCAGCATCAAACCTTATCTGCAAAGAAAAATAGCAACGGGTAGTGAGTATCAGATAAATCATGTGATTGCGGCTATTCATCAAGCTGGGGGATTAGCAGTGCTGGCTCATCCAGCACGTTATAAGCGATCGCACCTCGACTTAATTCCCGCAGCAGCTGAAAACGGTATCGATGGTGTAGAAACTTTCTATGCCTACAACAACCCCAACCCTTGGAAACCAAGCGTATTGGAATCAGAACAAGTGCAACGGTTAGCTATTGAATATAATCTGTTCAATACCTGCGGCACCGATACCCACGGTTTAAACCTGCTTCAGCGCTTGTAA
- a CDS encoding DUF4351 domain-containing protein: protein MIDHECATRTLRERLFKELLTNFFPEFIELFFPDVSAYWERDSVEFLPQEVFTDVTEGERKIVDLVVRASFRNQDALFVIHTEHQSYAQTDFNQRMFTYFARLHEIYALPVYPIVIYSHDSPQTPEPDTYRIEFPGWTVLEFNYRVIQLNRLPWQDFVNQPNPVASALMSKMRMDNQERPTVKLMSLQLLTTLGLNPAQVQLISGFIDTYLKLNDEEKAVFEAQLASIEPRQEEQVMEIVTSWMQEGIERGLQQGRREEALSLIIRLLNRRFSALTPRLQEHIQSLSVAELEDLGEALLDFSAIADLEAWLGDR from the coding sequence ATGATTGACCACGAATGCGCTACGCGCACGCTACGCGAACGCCTGTTTAAAGAACTACTCACCAATTTTTTCCCAGAATTTATCGAACTGTTTTTCCCCGATGTCAGCGCCTACTGGGAACGGGACTCTGTAGAGTTTTTACCCCAAGAGGTATTTACTGATGTGACTGAGGGCGAGCGAAAAATAGTTGATTTAGTCGTGCGAGCCTCATTTAGAAACCAGGATGCTTTGTTTGTGATCCACACAGAACACCAATCCTATGCTCAAACTGACTTTAATCAGCGAATGTTCACCTACTTCGCCCGTTTGCATGAAATATATGCACTCCCAGTTTATCCCATAGTCATCTACTCCCATGATTCCCCCCAAACCCCAGAACCCGACACCTATCGCATCGAGTTTCCCGGTTGGACTGTGCTGGAATTCAATTATCGCGTCATCCAGCTAAATCGCTTACCGTGGCAAGATTTTGTCAATCAGCCAAATCCTGTAGCTAGCGCTTTGATGTCCAAAATGCGAATGGATAACCAAGAGCGTCCTACCGTCAAGCTGATGTCACTACAATTACTGACAACGCTAGGCTTAAACCCCGCACAAGTACAGTTAATTTCTGGGTTTATTGATACCTACCTGAAGTTAAACGACGAAGAGAAAGCAGTGTTTGAAGCACAACTTGCTAGCATTGAACCAAGACAGGAGGAACAAGTTATGGAAATTGTTACTAGCTGGATGCAAGAAGGTATTGAACGGGGACTACAGCAGGGAAGACGGGAAGAAGCCCTATCGTTGATTATCCGCCTGCTAAATCGTCGCTTTAGTGCCTTAACTCCCAGGTTACAGGAACACATTCAGAGTTTGTCTGTGGCGGAGTTAGAGGATTTGGGTGAAGCGCTGTTAGATTTTTCCGCTATTGCTGATTTAGAGGCTTGGTTGGGGGATAGGTAA
- a CDS encoding ShlB/FhaC/HecB family hemolysin secretion/activation protein, with protein MFDHCLRKLIVSWLTLNFFVWVGSGSKTAIAQTILPPPQDVQPPSPSPLPSPQPPQLLPPPADLFPSPNPNSLPELPLPDKLPQTITVDRFEIIGSTAFSPEELAQATADFTNKPISLAELFQARSKITDLYLQKGYITSGAYLPPQTIQSGVIKIQVVEGKLEDIQVTGTKRLNSNYVRSRLAIATSPPLNRERLLEALQLLQLNPLIQTLSAELATGSRPGSSVLQIQIKEEKTFSTQLALDNGRSPSVGTIRRRLQLSEANLLGLGDGLSLAYTNTDGSNVFDASYTLPLNPHNGTLSFNLGTASSKVIEDPFSVLDIQSASHYYELTFRQPLLQTPTQEIAVGLTAAHRVSEASYIEGDRIPFPSLGADGDGRTSISALRFFQDWTTRNTREVIALRSQFNLGIGALNATINQDLPDSRFFSWQGQAQWVRLLAPDTFLLIRANAQLTSTSLLPLEQFGLGGNESVRGYRQDLLLSDNGAFVSAEVQIPILRLPQTNSLLQAIPFIDFGVAWNNSSANNLDPNTLASIGLGLRWTQSDRFTARLDWGIPLISVSSEQKTLQENGLYFSIIYNPF; from the coding sequence ATGTTCGATCACTGTCTTCGCAAGCTAATAGTATCCTGGTTGACGCTGAATTTTTTTGTGTGGGTCGGTAGTGGATCTAAGACAGCGATCGCACAGACTATCCTCCCGCCACCCCAGGATGTGCAGCCACCATCGCCTTCCCCCCTTCCCTCACCTCAACCACCCCAGCTACTTCCCCCACCAGCTGATTTATTCCCATCTCCTAACCCAAATTCCCTACCTGAATTGCCACTCCCTGACAAACTTCCGCAAACTATCACGGTGGACAGGTTTGAAATTATTGGTAGCACAGCATTTAGTCCCGAAGAGTTAGCTCAAGCCACAGCAGATTTTACCAACAAACCGATTTCCTTGGCGGAACTATTTCAGGCTCGGTCTAAAATTACTGATTTATACCTTCAAAAAGGCTATATTACTTCTGGTGCTTATCTCCCACCGCAAACAATCCAATCTGGTGTGATCAAAATTCAGGTGGTGGAAGGGAAATTAGAAGATATTCAGGTGACAGGCACTAAAAGATTAAACTCTAATTATGTCCGCAGCCGTTTAGCGATCGCCACATCACCACCCCTAAATCGAGAGCGGTTGTTAGAAGCACTACAATTACTACAGCTGAATCCGTTAATTCAAACTCTCTCTGCAGAACTCGCTACCGGATCTCGTCCGGGTTCCAGCGTACTACAAATCCAGATTAAGGAAGAAAAAACCTTTAGCACTCAACTAGCTCTAGATAACGGGCGATCGCCTAGTGTCGGCACAATCCGCCGGCGCTTACAATTGAGTGAAGCTAATTTGTTGGGACTAGGAGATGGTTTGAGTCTAGCTTACACCAATACAGATGGTAGTAATGTGTTTGATGCTAGCTATACTTTGCCTTTAAATCCTCATAATGGTACGCTCTCTTTCAACTTGGGCACAGCGTCAAGTAAAGTTATCGAAGATCCCTTTAGTGTTCTCGATATTCAATCGGCTTCTCATTATTATGAACTGACATTCCGTCAACCCCTACTGCAAACTCCCACACAAGAAATTGCTGTTGGTTTGACAGCGGCTCATCGAGTCAGTGAAGCTAGTTATATCGAAGGCGATCGCATACCTTTCCCTTCATTAGGCGCTGATGGAGATGGAAGGACAAGCATCTCTGCGTTACGATTTTTTCAAGATTGGACAACTCGTAACACCCGTGAAGTTATTGCTTTGCGATCGCAATTCAATCTAGGTATAGGTGCGTTAAATGCGACAATTAATCAAGACCTTCCCGATAGCCGCTTCTTCTCTTGGCAAGGACAAGCACAGTGGGTGAGGCTATTAGCTCCTGATACCTTTTTGTTAATCCGTGCCAATGCACAATTGACATCTACATCACTTCTACCTTTAGAACAGTTTGGTTTAGGTGGTAATGAGAGTGTGAGAGGCTACCGTCAAGATTTGCTACTATCGGATAATGGTGCTTTTGTAAGCGCCGAAGTGCAAATACCGATTCTCCGCCTACCCCAAACCAATAGCCTATTACAAGCGATTCCCTTTATTGATTTCGGTGTTGCTTGGAATAATTCTAGTGCTAACAATCTAGACCCTAACACCTTAGCATCTATTGGTCTAGGTTTGCGCTGGACGCAGAGCGATCGCTTCACCGCTCGTCTTGACTGGGGTATTCCTTTAATCTCTGTTAGCTCTGAGCAAAAAACTTTGCAAGAAAACGGCTTATACTTTTCCATTATCTACAATCCCTTTTAA